In a single window of the Streptomyces cinnabarinus genome:
- the mrdA gene encoding penicillin-binding protein 2: MTNIPETGRTPRVQIRLVVIQILVLSLLGTLGGRLWYLQIREGAEYAKEASGNHVQQVVDPAVRGSILDARGVPLADNETRLVVSASRTDLLKMKDDGKAVLTKLAGVLGMKPKEVLEKVRLCDAETPQPCWNGSPYQPIPITDEATAKQALQIRERAEDFPGITAEPQAVRRYAGPGGSNTAQVLGYLSPVTDEEITQAQDTESPYLRSDQVGRSGLERRYDKELRGKAGVTRYEVDNLGRVIGQAEADAAQPGSNLVTSIDARVQRVAEYELNEAMKEARRQWDRNTQERYKADAGAVVVMEAKTGRVVAMASNPNYDPNAWVGGISAKDYRKLTGKSSNYPLLNRAIQGQAAPGSIFKVVSTAAAVEAGYDFDGRYNCSSSYSVGGQVFKNFESQNHGPIDLGRALEVSCDTVYYSLAHNEWKKDGGINPKGKPKDYFYKAAHQFGLGAETGIDLPNEVTGRVPDRQWKQSYWKANKDAWCKTGKKDGDYVEKIAYENCLEGNKMRAGDEINYSIGQGDTLVTPIQMATIYAAISNGGTLYDPTVGKAIVSADGKQVSEIKPESHGKLPVSKQTLAQMDDALAGVATRGTAAWRFGGWPQDEIPMHAKTGTAEVYGKQTTSWFATYTKDYAVVMTISQGGTGSGASGPAVRNIYDALYGISDDGVINKKNALLPTPQKKLPKIQADGSILSPKVTKDPAKEQRASQEGAPEQDGGQQAATVGNPTTENRETRRRRRRARRRT; encoded by the coding sequence GTGACCAACATCCCCGAGACCGGGCGGACCCCACGGGTCCAGATCCGACTCGTCGTGATCCAGATCCTCGTCCTGTCCCTCCTCGGCACCCTCGGCGGCCGGTTGTGGTACCTCCAGATCCGGGAGGGCGCCGAGTACGCCAAGGAAGCCTCCGGCAACCACGTCCAGCAGGTCGTCGACCCGGCCGTGCGCGGCTCGATCCTGGACGCCCGCGGAGTGCCGCTGGCCGACAACGAGACGCGGCTGGTCGTCTCCGCCTCCCGCACCGACCTGCTGAAGATGAAGGACGACGGCAAGGCCGTCCTCACCAAGCTGGCCGGGGTCCTCGGCATGAAGCCCAAGGAGGTGCTGGAGAAGGTCCGGCTCTGTGACGCCGAGACCCCGCAGCCCTGCTGGAACGGCTCGCCGTACCAGCCGATCCCCATCACCGACGAGGCCACCGCCAAGCAGGCCCTCCAGATCCGCGAGCGCGCCGAGGACTTCCCCGGCATCACCGCCGAACCCCAGGCCGTCCGGCGGTACGCGGGACCCGGCGGCTCCAACACGGCCCAGGTCCTCGGCTATCTCTCCCCGGTCACCGACGAGGAGATCACCCAGGCCCAGGACACCGAGTCCCCCTACCTCCGCTCCGACCAGGTCGGCCGCTCCGGACTCGAGCGCCGGTACGACAAGGAGCTGCGCGGCAAAGCAGGCGTCACCCGCTACGAGGTGGACAACCTCGGCCGGGTCATCGGCCAGGCCGAGGCGGACGCCGCCCAGCCCGGCTCCAACCTCGTCACCAGCATCGACGCCCGCGTCCAGCGGGTCGCCGAGTACGAGCTGAACGAGGCGATGAAGGAAGCCCGCAGGCAGTGGGACCGCAACACCCAGGAGCGGTACAAGGCCGACGCGGGCGCGGTCGTGGTGATGGAGGCCAAGACCGGCCGGGTCGTCGCCATGGCCTCCAACCCGAACTACGACCCGAACGCCTGGGTGGGGGGCATCTCCGCCAAGGACTACAGGAAGCTCACCGGCAAGTCCTCCAACTACCCGCTGCTGAACCGCGCCATACAGGGTCAGGCGGCGCCCGGCTCGATCTTCAAGGTGGTCTCCACGGCCGCCGCGGTCGAGGCCGGCTACGACTTCGATGGCCGCTACAACTGCTCCAGCTCGTACTCCGTCGGCGGCCAGGTCTTCAAGAACTTCGAGTCCCAGAACCACGGCCCGATCGACCTCGGCCGCGCCCTTGAGGTCTCCTGTGACACCGTCTACTACTCCCTCGCGCACAACGAGTGGAAGAAGGACGGCGGCATCAACCCCAAGGGCAAGCCGAAGGACTACTTCTACAAGGCCGCCCACCAGTTCGGCCTCGGCGCGGAGACCGGCATCGACCTGCCCAACGAGGTCACCGGCCGGGTCCCCGACCGCCAGTGGAAGCAGTCCTACTGGAAGGCCAACAAGGACGCCTGGTGCAAGACCGGCAAGAAGGACGGCGACTACGTCGAGAAGATTGCCTACGAGAACTGCCTCGAAGGCAACAAGATGCGCGCCGGTGACGAGATCAACTACTCCATCGGCCAGGGCGACACCCTGGTGACCCCGATCCAGATGGCCACCATCTACGCGGCCATCTCCAACGGCGGCACCCTGTACGACCCCACGGTCGGCAAGGCGATCGTCAGCGCCGACGGCAAGCAGGTCTCGGAGATCAAGCCCGAGTCGCACGGCAAGCTGCCGGTCAGCAAGCAGACGCTGGCCCAGATGGACGACGCCCTGGCCGGCGTCGCCACCCGCGGTACCGCCGCCTGGCGGTTCGGCGGCTGGCCCCAGGACGAGATCCCGATGCACGCCAAGACCGGTACCGCCGAGGTCTACGGCAAGCAGACGACGTCCTGGTTCGCCACGTACACCAAGGACTACGCGGTCGTCATGACGATCTCCCAGGGTGGTACGGGCTCCGGCGCCTCCGGCCCCGCCGTCCGCAACATCTATGACGCGCTGTACGGCATCTCCGACGACGGCGTCATCAACAAGAAGAACGCGCTGCTGCCGACCCCGCAGAAGAAGCTGCCGAAGATCCAGGCGGACGGGTCGATCCTCTCCCCGAAGGTCACCAAGGACCCGGCGAAGGAACAGCGGGCCAGCCAGGAGGGCGCGCCCGAGCAGGACGGTGGGCAGCAGGCGGCGACCGTGGGCAATCCGACCACGGAGAACCGTGAGACACGCCGCCGCCGTCGGCGGGCGAGGAGGCGGACGTGA
- the ndk gene encoding nucleoside-diphosphate kinase: MTQRTLVLLKPDAVRRGLTGEIISRIERKAGWAITALELRTLDQETLEQHYGEHKGKPFYEPLVEFMSSGPVVALIVEGERVIEGVRALAGPTDPIAAAPGSIRGDFGVIVRENLIHASDSEESAAREVKIFFPGRA; the protein is encoded by the coding sequence GTGACTCAGCGCACCCTCGTCCTGCTCAAGCCCGACGCCGTCCGTCGTGGCCTGACCGGCGAGATCATCAGCCGCATCGAGCGCAAGGCGGGCTGGGCGATCACCGCGCTGGAACTGCGCACGCTGGACCAGGAGACGCTGGAGCAGCACTACGGCGAGCACAAGGGCAAGCCCTTCTACGAGCCGCTGGTGGAGTTCATGTCCTCCGGCCCGGTCGTCGCGCTGATCGTCGAGGGCGAGCGGGTCATCGAGGGGGTGCGCGCGCTCGCCGGTCCGACCGACCCGATCGCCGCCGCGCCCGGTTCGATCCGCGGTGACTTCGGTGTGATCGTCCGGGAGAACCTCATCCACGCCTCCGACTCCGAGGAGTCCGCGGCGCGCGAGGTGAAGATCTTCTTCCCCGGTCGCGCCTGA
- the folC gene encoding bifunctional tetrahydrofolate synthase/dihydrofolate synthase encodes MSESDPFDEIIAEETDRDPDLAVIEAGSRTLRTQGGAPSADVPTRPEDPEVDKALREVEAELATRWGETKLEPSVSRIAALMDVLGEPQRSYPSIHITGTNGKTTTARMIEALLGAFELRTGRYTSPHVQSVTERISLDGAAISAERFIETYQDIKPYVEMVDAAQEYRLSFFEVLTGMAYAAFADAPVDVAVVEVGMGGSWDATNVIDGDVAVVTPIDLDHTDRLGETPAEIAVEKAGIVKQDATVILAQQPVDAAQVLLKKAVEVDATVAREGLEFGVVSRQVAVGGQLATLRGLGGEYPEVYLPLHGAHQAHNAAVALAAVEAFFGVGAVRAEPLDIDTVRKAFAAVSSPGRMEVVRRSPTVVLDAAHNPAGARVTAEAVGEAFDFSRLIGVVGASGDKNVRGLLEAFEPIFAEVVITQNSSHRAMDVDELAAIAVEVFGEERVQVEPRLPDALEAAITLAEEEGEFTGGGVLVTGSVITVGEARLLLGKG; translated from the coding sequence GTGAGTGAAAGCGACCCCTTCGACGAGATCATCGCGGAAGAGACCGACCGCGACCCCGATCTCGCGGTCATCGAGGCCGGCAGCCGTACCCTCCGCACCCAGGGCGGAGCCCCGAGCGCGGACGTACCCACCCGCCCCGAGGACCCCGAGGTCGACAAGGCCCTGCGCGAAGTCGAAGCGGAGCTCGCCACTCGCTGGGGCGAGACCAAGCTGGAGCCGTCGGTCAGCCGTATCGCCGCGCTGATGGACGTGCTGGGCGAGCCGCAGCGCTCGTACCCCTCGATCCACATCACCGGGACGAACGGCAAGACCACCACGGCCCGCATGATCGAGGCCCTGCTCGGCGCCTTCGAGCTGCGGACCGGCCGCTACACCTCCCCGCACGTCCAGTCCGTCACCGAGCGGATCAGTCTGGACGGCGCCGCGATCTCCGCCGAGCGGTTCATCGAGACGTACCAGGACATCAAGCCGTACGTGGAGATGGTCGACGCGGCACAGGAGTACCGGCTGTCCTTCTTCGAGGTGCTGACCGGCATGGCCTACGCCGCCTTCGCCGACGCGCCCGTCGACGTGGCCGTCGTCGAGGTCGGCATGGGCGGCTCCTGGGACGCCACCAACGTCATCGACGGCGACGTCGCCGTCGTCACCCCCATCGACCTGGACCACACCGACCGGCTCGGGGAGACACCCGCCGAGATCGCCGTCGAGAAGGCCGGCATCGTCAAGCAGGACGCGACCGTCATCCTGGCCCAGCAGCCGGTCGACGCGGCGCAGGTGCTGCTGAAGAAGGCCGTGGAGGTCGACGCGACCGTCGCCCGCGAGGGCCTGGAGTTCGGGGTGGTGTCCCGGCAGGTCGCCGTGGGCGGGCAGCTGGCCACCCTGCGCGGCCTCGGCGGCGAGTACCCGGAGGTCTATCTCCCGCTGCACGGCGCCCACCAGGCGCACAACGCCGCCGTGGCGCTGGCCGCCGTGGAGGCGTTCTTCGGCGTCGGTGCCGTGCGCGCCGAGCCGCTCGACATCGACACCGTCCGCAAGGCCTTCGCGGCCGTCTCCTCGCCGGGCCGCATGGAGGTCGTACGCCGGTCGCCCACCGTCGTGCTGGACGCCGCGCACAACCCGGCGGGCGCCCGGGTGACCGCCGAGGCGGTCGGCGAGGCCTTCGACTTCAGCCGGCTGATCGGCGTGGTCGGGGCCAGCGGCGACAAGAACGTGCGCGGGCTGCTGGAGGCGTTCGAGCCGATCTTCGCCGAGGTCGTGATCACCCAGAACTCCAGCCATCGCGCGATGGACGTCGACGAGTTGGCCGCGATCGCCGTGGAGGTGTTCGGCGAGGAGCGGGTGCAGGTCGAGCCGCGGCTGCCGGACGCCCTGGAGGCCGCGATCACGCTGGCCGAGGAGGAGGGCGAGTTCACCGGCGGCGGGGTGCTCGTCACGGGTTCCGTCATCACGGTCGGCGAGGCACGACTGCTGCTCGGGAAGGGCTGA
- the mreC gene encoding rod shape-determining protein MreC has protein sequence MRDTRESRLLLVLLIAIAFALITVDIRGGEDSPVDGARQAAATVFGPIEDGVSAAVDPVGNAVSAIRDSGERHDRIAELEKENAALKAKLGSDDRNRSRLKQLDKMLKVAGEGQYGIKGAEVIAIGAAQGFSWTITIDAGANDGLKRDMTVLNGDGLVGRVTTVGPNTATVLLASDPDFTVGTRMEGNDELGFASGQGDGPLRVELLNGKAQIKKGDRLVTFGSQADKPFVPGVPVGVVSRVDPSGGDLTRTLYVTPYVSFTKLDIVGVVVEAPKKDPRDTVLPAKPKPTPTPTVTVTVTPSGQAPVDGQYSQEEQ, from the coding sequence GTGAGGGACACACGAGAGAGCCGGCTGCTCCTGGTGCTGCTGATCGCCATCGCGTTCGCGCTGATCACGGTGGACATCCGCGGCGGGGAGGACTCCCCGGTCGACGGTGCCCGCCAGGCGGCGGCCACCGTGTTCGGCCCGATCGAGGACGGCGTCTCGGCCGCGGTCGACCCCGTCGGCAACGCGGTCTCCGCGATCCGTGACTCCGGCGAACGCCATGACCGGATTGCCGAGCTGGAGAAGGAGAACGCCGCCCTCAAGGCGAAGCTCGGCAGCGACGACCGCAACCGCAGCAGACTCAAGCAGCTCGACAAGATGCTGAAGGTCGCGGGTGAGGGCCAGTACGGCATCAAGGGCGCGGAGGTCATCGCGATAGGAGCGGCCCAGGGCTTCTCCTGGACCATCACCATCGACGCCGGTGCCAACGACGGGCTGAAGCGGGACATGACCGTCCTCAACGGCGACGGCCTGGTCGGGCGGGTCACCACCGTCGGACCCAACACCGCGACCGTGCTGCTCGCCAGCGACCCCGACTTCACCGTCGGCACCCGCATGGAGGGCAACGACGAGCTCGGCTTCGCCTCCGGCCAGGGCGACGGCCCGCTGCGCGTCGAACTCCTCAACGGCAAGGCGCAGATCAAGAAGGGCGACCGTCTGGTCACCTTCGGCTCGCAGGCCGACAAGCCCTTCGTGCCCGGCGTCCCGGTCGGCGTGGTGAGCCGCGTCGACCCCTCCGGCGGCGACCTCACCCGCACCCTCTACGTCACGCCCTACGTCAGCTTCACCAAGCTCGACATCGTCGGCGTCGTCGTCGAGGCCCCGAAGAAGGACCCACGCGACACGGTGCTCCCCGCCAAGCCCAAGCCGACCCCCACCCCGACCGTGACGGTGACCGTCACCCCGTCCGGCCAGGCGCCCGTCGATGGCCAGTACTCGCAAGAAGAGCAGTAG
- the rodA gene encoding rod shape-determining protein RodA, whose amino-acid sequence MTGANSFQVSGYGPERAGWTRLLARDSLARRLDWPILLAALALSLVGSVLVFSATRNRTEINQGDQYYFLLRHLLNTGIGFALMIGTVWLGHRTLRTAVPILYGASVFLILLVLTPLGSTVNGAHSWIVLGGGFSLQPSEFVKVTIILGMAMLLAARVDAGDKPYPDHRTVLQALGLAAVPMLIVLLMPDLGSVMVMVIIVLGVLLASGASNRWVFGLLAAGATGAIAVWQLHILDDYQIARFAAFANPSLDPAGVGYNTNQARIAIGSGGLTGSGLFNGSQTTGQFVPEQQTDFVFTVAGEELGFVGGGLIIVLLGILLWRACRIARETTELYGTIVAAGIVAWFAFQSFENIGMTLGIMPVTGLPLPFVSYGGSSMFSVWVAVGLLQSIRVQRPMSA is encoded by the coding sequence GTGACCGGCGCCAACAGCTTCCAGGTCTCGGGATACGGGCCGGAGCGGGCGGGCTGGACCCGGCTGCTCGCCCGTGACTCGCTGGCCCGCCGGCTGGACTGGCCGATACTGCTGGCGGCGCTCGCGCTGTCGCTGGTCGGCTCGGTCCTGGTGTTCTCGGCGACCCGGAACCGCACCGAGATCAACCAGGGGGACCAGTACTACTTCCTGCTCCGGCACCTCCTGAACACCGGCATCGGCTTCGCGCTGATGATCGGCACCGTCTGGCTCGGCCACCGCACCCTGCGCACCGCCGTGCCGATCCTGTACGGCGCCTCGGTCTTCCTGATCCTGCTGGTGCTCACCCCGCTCGGCTCGACGGTCAACGGCGCGCACTCCTGGATCGTGCTCGGCGGCGGATTCTCGCTTCAGCCCTCGGAGTTCGTGAAGGTCACGATCATCCTCGGCATGGCGATGCTGCTGGCGGCGAGAGTGGACGCCGGCGACAAGCCCTATCCCGACCATCGCACGGTCCTCCAGGCGCTGGGCCTGGCCGCGGTACCGATGCTGATCGTGCTGCTGATGCCCGACCTCGGCTCGGTCATGGTGATGGTGATCATCGTGCTGGGCGTGCTGCTGGCCTCCGGCGCCTCCAACCGCTGGGTGTTCGGGCTGCTGGCGGCGGGCGCGACGGGCGCGATCGCCGTGTGGCAGCTGCACATCCTGGACGACTACCAGATCGCCCGCTTCGCCGCCTTCGCCAACCCCAGCCTCGACCCGGCGGGCGTCGGCTACAACACCAATCAGGCGCGGATCGCGATCGGTTCGGGCGGGCTGACCGGATCGGGGCTGTTCAACGGCTCACAGACCACCGGCCAGTTCGTGCCCGAGCAGCAGACCGACTTCGTGTTCACGGTGGCGGGGGAGGAGCTGGGCTTCGTCGGCGGCGGGCTCATCATCGTCCTGCTCGGCATCCTGCTGTGGCGGGCCTGCCGGATCGCCCGCGAGACGACCGAGCTGTACGGCACGATCGTCGCGGCCGGAATCGTGGCCTGGTTCGCCTTCCAGTCCTTCGAGAACATCGGGATGACGCTCGGCATCATGCCGGTCACCGGCCTGCCACTGCCCTTCGTCTCCTACGGCGGCTCGTCGATGTTCTCGGTGTGGGTGGCGGTCGGACTGCTCCAGTCGATCAGAGTGCAACGCCCCATGTCGGCCTAG
- a CDS encoding DUF4233 domain-containing protein, with product MRTLCASTLIGEFFVIGFAGLVAMKDPDLSMGTVWTVSGIAMFLCLLLCGLVTRPGGIALGWALQAVLIASGFVIPTMFVLGAAFAALWWASVHYGRQIDEAKARFAAQAEASTPDAA from the coding sequence ATGCGTACGCTCTGCGCGTCGACCCTGATCGGCGAGTTCTTCGTGATCGGCTTCGCCGGTCTGGTCGCCATGAAGGATCCGGATCTGTCCATGGGGACGGTGTGGACGGTCAGCGGGATCGCGATGTTCCTGTGCCTGCTGCTGTGCGGTCTTGTCACCCGGCCCGGTGGCATCGCCCTCGGCTGGGCGCTCCAGGCCGTGCTGATCGCCTCCGGCTTCGTCATCCCGACGATGTTCGTGCTCGGCGCGGCCTTCGCGGCCCTGTGGTGGGCGTCCGTGCACTACGGCCGGCAGATCGACGAGGCCAAGGCGAGATTCGCCGCGCAGGCCGAGGCCTCTACACCTGACGCTGCGTAA
- the mreD gene encoding rod shape-determining protein MreD, with translation MRVNRILLSSSLVVVALVLQVSVLARLHLPGAVPDLLLLTVLGLAMVYGHVGGALIGFGAGLLADLAPPADHAAGRYALVLCVIGYLAGLIKPENGQLKSATGPMVVVVAAALGSTLLYAGVGALVGDTAARHVGLTGLLFTAALYDLLLAPFVVPGIMALARRADNDPLAETNSAGKTDISTGWLSGGTGLRIGSQRGGLGGLKVKAARARTTRAGRIKGVKRL, from the coding sequence ATGCGCGTCAACCGGATCCTGCTCTCCTCCTCGCTCGTCGTCGTCGCCCTGGTGCTCCAGGTCAGCGTCCTGGCCCGGCTGCACCTCCCGGGCGCCGTCCCCGACCTGCTCCTGCTGACCGTCCTGGGCCTCGCCATGGTCTACGGCCATGTCGGCGGCGCCCTCATCGGCTTCGGCGCGGGCCTGCTCGCCGACCTCGCCCCACCCGCCGACCACGCCGCCGGCCGCTACGCCCTGGTGCTCTGCGTCATCGGCTACCTCGCCGGCCTCATCAAGCCGGAGAACGGCCAGCTGAAGTCGGCCACCGGACCCATGGTCGTGGTGGTCGCCGCGGCCCTCGGCTCCACCCTGCTCTACGCCGGGGTCGGCGCCCTCGTCGGCGACACCGCCGCCCGCCATGTCGGCCTCACTGGCCTGCTGTTCACGGCCGCGCTCTACGACCTGCTGCTCGCGCCGTTCGTGGTCCCGGGGATCATGGCGCTGGCCCGGCGCGCGGACAACGACCCGCTGGCCGAGACCAACTCCGCAGGGAAGACCGACATCTCCACCGGCTGGCTCTCCGGCGGCACCGGACTGCGCATCGGCAGCCAGCGCGGCGGCCTGGGCGGCCTGAAGGTGAAGGCGGCGCGTGCGCGTACGACCCGCGCCGGACGCATCAAGGGGGTCAAGCGGCTGTGA
- a CDS encoding rod shape-determining protein: MSFIGRDMAVDLGTANTLVYVRGRGIVLNEPSVVAINTNTGGILAVGAEAKKMIGRTPGNIVAVRPLKDGVIADFEITERMLRYFILKIHKRRYLARPRVVVCVPSGITGVERRAVIEASSQAGARQVHIIEEPMAAAIGSGLPVHEATGNMVVDIGGGTTEVAVISLGGIVTAQSIRVAGDELDNAIIQHIKKEYSLLLGERTAEQIKITIGSAYDLDADEHTEIRGRDLVSGLPKTVVISAAEVRKAIEEPVNAIVDAVKTTLDKCPPELSGDIMDRGIVLTGGGALLRGLDERLRRETGMPIHIAEDPLDSVALGSGKCVEEFEALQQVLDAQPRR; the protein is encoded by the coding sequence ATGTCGTTCATCGGCCGTGACATGGCTGTCGACCTCGGGACCGCCAACACGCTGGTGTACGTCAGGGGTCGCGGGATCGTACTCAACGAGCCGTCCGTCGTCGCGATCAACACCAACACCGGTGGCATCCTCGCGGTCGGCGCCGAAGCGAAGAAGATGATCGGGCGCACGCCCGGCAACATCGTTGCCGTACGTCCGCTGAAGGACGGCGTGATCGCCGACTTCGAGATCACCGAGCGGATGCTCCGCTACTTCATCCTGAAGATCCACAAGCGGCGGTATCTGGCTCGTCCGCGGGTCGTCGTCTGTGTGCCCTCGGGCATCACGGGCGTCGAGCGCCGCGCCGTCATCGAGGCGTCGTCCCAGGCCGGCGCCCGTCAGGTGCACATCATCGAGGAGCCCATGGCCGCGGCCATCGGCTCCGGCCTGCCGGTCCACGAGGCCACGGGCAACATGGTGGTGGACATCGGCGGCGGCACCACGGAGGTCGCGGTCATCTCCCTCGGCGGCATCGTCACCGCCCAGTCCATCCGGGTCGCGGGCGACGAACTGGACAACGCGATCATCCAGCACATCAAGAAGGAGTACTCGCTCCTGCTGGGTGAGCGCACGGCCGAGCAGATCAAGATCACGATCGGTTCGGCGTACGACCTCGATGCTGACGAACACACCGAAATCCGCGGCCGGGACCTCGTCTCCGGGCTGCCCAAGACCGTCGTCATCTCCGCCGCCGAAGTACGCAAGGCGATCGAGGAGCCCGTCAACGCCATTGTCGACGCGGTCAAGACGACCCTCGACAAGTGTCCGCCCGAGCTGTCCGGCGACATCATGGACCGCGGCATCGTGCTGACCGGCGGCGGCGCCCTGCTGCGCGGCCTCGACGAGCGGCTGCGCCGGGAGACCGGTATGCCGATCCATATCGCCGAGGACCCGCTGGACAGCGTGGCGCTCGGCTCCGGCAAGTGCGTCGAGGAGTTCGAGGCGCTCCAGCAGGTTCTGGACGCCCAGCCCCGCAGATGA
- a CDS encoding CYTH and CHAD domain-containing protein, with protein MADTKREIERKYESDESGLPDLTGVAGVAAVIDKGVAHLDATYYDTEDGRLAASSITLRRRTGGSDAGWHLKFPVAEGVRDEIQAPLSDTLPPDLAGLVRSRIRTSEPVPVVRLRSDRDVRHLVDADGRLLAEVAVDAVQAQRLAGGDGSAQWTEIEVELADGGDPAVLDKVEKRLRKAGVRPSKSASKLARALAETAPPTPVPPPVEDPVTAGDHVLAYVRAQRDAIVELDPAVRQDAEDSVHSMRVATRRMRSTFKSFGKVLDREVTDPISDELKWLAGQLGVDRDREVLHARLSAALDEVPRDLVSGPVGERLDTWAGDRPGGASARLIGVLDSRRYLALLDTLDGVLVDPPLLKAAGKDPGEVLPKAVRKGFEKVSALVEQALELAPGTDRDIAIHEARKKTKRTRYAAEAAVPALDKPAKGLVKSMKALQNLLGEHQDSVMARHTLRELSAVAHAAGESAFTYGLLYGREEQRAAAVEAELPGFWDVAKDATDVL; from the coding sequence ATGGCGGACACGAAGCGTGAGATCGAGCGGAAGTACGAGTCCGACGAGAGCGGTCTGCCGGACCTGACCGGCGTCGCCGGGGTCGCGGCCGTCATCGACAAGGGCGTAGCCCACCTGGACGCCACCTACTACGACACCGAGGACGGGCGCCTGGCTGCCTCCTCGATCACCCTGCGACGCCGCACCGGCGGATCCGACGCGGGCTGGCACCTGAAATTCCCCGTGGCCGAGGGGGTCCGGGACGAGATCCAGGCCCCACTGTCCGACACCCTGCCCCCCGACCTGGCGGGCCTGGTCCGCTCCCGGATCCGCACCAGCGAGCCGGTGCCCGTGGTGCGACTGCGCTCCGACCGCGATGTCCGCCACCTCGTCGACGCGGACGGCCGGCTCCTGGCCGAGGTCGCCGTGGACGCCGTACAGGCCCAGCGGCTCGCCGGAGGGGATGGCAGCGCCCAGTGGACCGAGATCGAGGTGGAGCTGGCGGACGGCGGCGACCCGGCCGTCCTGGACAAGGTGGAGAAGCGGTTGCGCAAGGCAGGCGTACGGCCGTCGAAGTCGGCGTCGAAGCTCGCGCGCGCCCTGGCCGAGACCGCCCCGCCCACACCCGTGCCCCCGCCCGTGGAGGACCCCGTGACCGCCGGCGACCATGTGCTGGCCTATGTCCGTGCCCAGCGGGACGCGATCGTCGAACTCGACCCCGCCGTCCGCCAGGACGCCGAGGACTCCGTCCACAGCATGCGCGTCGCCACCCGCCGGATGCGCAGCACCTTCAAGTCCTTCGGCAAGGTCCTGGACCGCGAGGTCACCGACCCGATCTCCGACGAGCTGAAGTGGCTGGCCGGCCAGCTGGGCGTGGACCGGGACCGCGAGGTGCTGCACGCCCGGCTGTCGGCGGCCCTCGACGAGGTGCCCCGCGACCTGGTCTCCGGACCGGTCGGCGAGCGGCTCGACACCTGGGCGGGGGACCGGCCGGGCGGGGCGAGCGCCCGGCTGATCGGGGTCCTCGACTCCCGGCGCTACCTCGCCCTGCTCGACACCCTGGACGGCGTGCTCGTCGATCCACCGCTGCTGAAGGCCGCCGGGAAGGATCCCGGCGAGGTGCTCCCCAAGGCCGTGCGCAAGGGCTTCGAGAAGGTCTCCGCGCTTGTCGAGCAGGCGCTCGAGCTGGCGCCCGGCACCGACCGCGACATCGCCATCCACGAGGCCCGCAAGAAGACCAAGCGCACCCGCTACGCGGCGGAGGCCGCCGTCCCGGCCCTCGACAAGCCGGCCAAGGGCCTGGTCAAGTCGATGAAGGCGCTGCAGAACCTGCTCGGCGAGCACCAGGACAGCGTCATGGCCCGCCACACCCTGCGCGAGCTGTCCGCGGTTGCTCACGCGGCAGGTGAGAGCGCCTTTACCTACGGGCTGCTGTACGGGCGGGAGGAGCAGCGCGCGGCGGCCGTGGAGGCCGAGCTGCCCGGCTTCTGGGACGTCGCCAAGGACGCTACGGACGTCCTCTGA